The following are from one region of the Bradyrhizobium septentrionale genome:
- a CDS encoding aspartyl/asparaginyl beta-hydroxylase domain-containing protein, translated as MLRQLFAPQLVPLYVLVASTLYVHFRGKQRLRLARQLGDHSTYLAPYNVLMYAGSAVANTPVIPVEQFPELKKLSDNWETIRDEATRLFDDGFIRAAAKNNDWGFYSFFKSGWKRFYLKWYDDFLPSARTLCPKTVELLNSIPNVHGAMFAMLPPGGRLGAHRDPFAGSLRYHLGLVTPNSNECRILVDGVECVWRDGEAFMFDETFIHSAENKTDVNRIILFCDVERPMKYGFMTRMNRWVSHNIVKASATQNVDGEHVGALNKVFGKLYELHLASRKVKEWNRNVHYTLKYSVTALILGLIVVSALR; from the coding sequence ATGTTGAGACAGCTCTTCGCGCCGCAGCTCGTCCCTCTCTACGTGCTGGTGGCCTCTACGCTCTACGTTCACTTCCGCGGCAAGCAGCGGTTGCGCCTCGCCCGCCAGCTCGGCGACCATTCGACCTACCTCGCGCCTTACAATGTGCTGATGTATGCGGGCTCGGCCGTAGCAAACACGCCTGTGATCCCGGTCGAGCAGTTTCCCGAGCTGAAGAAGCTCTCCGACAATTGGGAGACCATTCGCGACGAGGCGACCCGCCTGTTCGACGATGGCTTCATCCGTGCCGCCGCCAAGAACAACGACTGGGGCTTCTACTCCTTCTTCAAGAGCGGCTGGAAGCGCTTCTATCTGAAATGGTACGACGACTTCTTGCCGTCGGCGCGCACGCTGTGCCCGAAGACGGTGGAGCTGCTGAACTCGATTCCGAACGTGCACGGCGCGATGTTCGCGATGCTGCCGCCCGGCGGCAGGCTCGGGGCGCATCGCGATCCCTTCGCCGGCTCGCTGCGCTATCACCTCGGCCTGGTGACGCCGAACTCGAATGAGTGCCGCATCCTGGTCGACGGCGTCGAATGCGTCTGGCGCGACGGCGAGGCCTTCATGTTCGACGAGACCTTCATCCACAGCGCCGAGAACAAGACCGACGTCAACCGCATCATCCTGTTCTGCGACGTCGAGCGCCCGATGAAGTACGGCTTCATGACCAGGATGAACCGCTGGGTCAGCCACAACATCGTCAAGGCGTCGGCCACCCAGAACGTCGACGGCGAGCATGTCGGCGCGCTGAACAAGGTGTTCGGCAAGCTCTACGAGCTCCATCTCGCCAGCCGCAAGGTCAAGGAGTGGAATCGGAACGTGCACTACACGCTGAAGTATTCCGTAACCGCGCTGATCCTCGGCCTGATCGTGGTGTCGGCGCTGCGGTGA